One Candidatus Sulfotelmatobacter sp. genomic region harbors:
- a CDS encoding ABC transporter permease, with amino-acid sequence MLRVAVVLASAIFLAFIVVPLGSLYAHLSPDRFVALVTSPPALAALRLSFLTTLASLALTLLLGTPLAYVLARGRFPGRTLADAAVDLPIVVPPAVAGLALLFVFGTHGWAAPALDALHVRLAFTTAAVVLAQLFVGAPFYIRAARTGFGSVERVYEDAAATLGSGPLRTFALVTVPLALPALAGGAVLAWARALGEFGATIMFAGNLPGVTQTMPIAVYLGLSSGDLDLSGALAVVLVTVALIIVVAARVFEKRAV; translated from the coding sequence ATGCTTCGAGTCGCGGTCGTGCTCGCCTCGGCGATTTTCCTCGCGTTCATCGTCGTACCGCTCGGCTCGCTGTACGCGCACCTGAGCCCGGATCGCTTCGTCGCGTTGGTCACCTCACCGCCGGCGCTCGCCGCGCTGCGCCTCTCGTTCCTCACGACGCTGGCCTCGCTGGCGCTCACGCTGCTGCTCGGCACGCCGCTGGCGTACGTGTTGGCGCGCGGACGCTTTCCGGGGCGCACGCTGGCCGACGCCGCGGTCGACCTGCCGATCGTGGTGCCGCCCGCCGTCGCGGGCTTGGCGCTGCTGTTCGTGTTCGGCACCCACGGCTGGGCCGCGCCGGCGCTCGACGCGCTGCACGTGCGGCTGGCGTTCACCACCGCGGCGGTCGTGCTGGCGCAGCTGTTCGTCGGCGCGCCGTTCTACATTCGCGCCGCGCGCACGGGCTTCGGGTCGGTCGAGCGCGTCTACGAGGACGCGGCGGCGACCCTGGGCAGCGGGCCGCTGCGCACCTTCGCGCTGGTGACGGTGCCGCTGGCGCTGCCCGCGCTGGCCGGCGGCGCGGTGTTGGCCTGGGCGCGCGCGCTCGGCGAGTTCGGCGCGACGATCATGTTCGCCGGCAACCTGCCCGGCGTCACGCAGACGATGCCGATCGCCGTCTATCTCGGCCTCTCGAGCGGCGACCTCGATTTGTCCGGCGCGCTGGCGGTCGTGCTGGTCACCGTCGCGCTGATCATCGTCGTCGCCGCGCGCGTGTTCGAGAAGCGCGCGGTATGA
- a CDS encoding ATP-binding cassette domain-containing protein — translation MIELAIRKRLRSFELQATVAFDRGVTVLTGPSGVGKTTLLRTIAGLVRPDAGRVTLDGRVLDDGRAHVPAHRRDVAYVFQEYALFPHLTVLDNVAFGLAARGVGGGQRYAIARTWLERLGIAALAAARPRALSGGERQRVALARALAWTPRALLLDEPFAALDPTTRARVRGEVRETLSTLDVPVVLVTHDAHDTAAFAGAPTVHIDRGRVSS, via the coding sequence ATGATCGAGCTCGCGATCCGCAAACGGCTGCGCAGCTTCGAGCTGCAGGCCACCGTCGCGTTCGACCGCGGCGTCACCGTGCTGACCGGTCCGAGCGGGGTCGGCAAGACGACGCTCTTGCGCACGATCGCGGGCCTGGTCCGGCCCGACGCCGGCCGCGTCACGCTGGACGGCCGCGTACTCGACGACGGCCGCGCGCACGTACCCGCGCATCGCCGCGACGTGGCGTACGTCTTTCAGGAGTACGCCCTCTTTCCGCACTTGACCGTGCTCGACAACGTCGCGTTCGGCTTGGCCGCGCGCGGCGTGGGCGGCGGCCAACGGTACGCGATCGCGCGCACGTGGCTCGAACGGCTGGGGATCGCGGCGCTGGCCGCGGCGCGGCCGCGCGCGCTCTCGGGCGGCGAACGCCAACGCGTCGCCCTCGCTCGCGCGCTGGCCTGGACGCCGCGCGCCCTGCTGCTCGACGAGCCGTTCGCCGCGCTCGACCCGACGACGCGCGCGCGCGTCCGCGGCGAGGTCCGGGAGACCCTGAGCACGCTCGACGTGCCGGTCGTGCTGGTCACCCACGACGCCCACGACACCGCCGCCTTCGCCGGCGCCCCGACGGTCCACATCGATCGCGGGCGGGTGAGCTCGTGA
- a CDS encoding SpoIIE family protein phosphatase codes for MTQFETRAIENVATAPATGNDRRFAIVTALAFLILLACSVPLASLRLATVPGFLPSVVGAGIVALVLTTLLLYVQYRSARDLKLALSALAYAVATGWQIVYLLTFPDAFVPGIALGAAPQTASWCYVAGNVCFALLMIAEGLAARRRWQLSRRNVRALGLAIVALFVAAAVGMIRGGAALPHLTAGDTYQPLWTLAVAPAIAVLTIVALAVVADRLRTVTEVWLAVVLLSRTVSIISAGELGGARFSVGWYAARFEELLGTLIVLAVFLVKLNELVLRLAARGRTTAEALAAGQARYTSLANVVPQLIWTANAQGEVEYVNDRWVAYTGLPLENARGGGWRAAIDPPQEPAIREQWSRSVRSGEPFAAEVRLRELGGRARWFLANAVPVRNPDGAIVAWICTSTDVDAQKRLEEREAFLSRAGERLGASLDVVATVGAVKTLLVPRLADRTWVALRNQEGRYALAGLGSVDLADEMGARRWLGTPVQPALGATLERIVAGIDPVVLTAPRFEDPWLHPTGASAAMIVPLIGSEGPLGVLALARTEGGFDADDVGVVREFARRAALSLEHARLYERERTTADALQRAMLPAQLPILRDVRFSASYSAASESQRVGGDFYDAFTIPDGRVAVTIGDVTGHGLEAAVIMGEIRQALRAAAFESAEPAAILDRASQLLVASGRNVFVTAIFGLLDPATGDFAYASAGHPAPLLVDETGVRRLSTAGLPLGLRDDEGVDFALRLSAPSTLVMFTDGLMEFARDLEEGERRIELAIRELVPENLDHLAGALMKEVLGDDEPSDDIAILTVALDRLAAPVAGDERAWSFTSGDGRTGTMVRREVGALVAEWTGRPETRFSSELAFGELIANAVRHAPGPVRVIVGRDERRVQLTVEDRGTGFAPPSAPTAPDSESGRGLALVRAIADGLAIQSTPLGGTRVTVTFEATGSGALRS; via the coding sequence GTGACGCAGTTCGAAACGCGCGCGATCGAAAACGTGGCGACCGCGCCGGCGACCGGCAACGACCGGCGTTTCGCGATCGTCACCGCGCTCGCGTTCCTGATCCTCCTGGCCTGCAGCGTCCCGCTGGCCTCGCTGCGGCTCGCCACGGTGCCGGGCTTCTTGCCGTCGGTCGTCGGCGCCGGCATCGTCGCACTCGTGCTCACGACGCTGCTGCTGTACGTGCAGTACCGATCGGCGCGCGACCTCAAGCTGGCGCTTTCGGCGTTGGCCTACGCCGTCGCCACCGGCTGGCAGATCGTCTACCTGCTGACCTTTCCCGACGCGTTCGTGCCGGGAATCGCGCTGGGCGCGGCACCGCAGACCGCGTCCTGGTGCTACGTGGCCGGCAACGTCTGCTTCGCGCTGCTGATGATCGCCGAGGGATTGGCCGCGCGGCGACGCTGGCAGCTTTCGCGCCGGAACGTGCGCGCGCTGGGCCTGGCGATCGTGGCGCTCTTCGTGGCGGCCGCCGTCGGGATGATACGCGGCGGAGCGGCGCTGCCGCACCTGACGGCCGGCGACACCTACCAGCCGCTCTGGACGCTGGCCGTCGCGCCGGCGATCGCGGTACTGACGATCGTCGCGCTGGCGGTGGTAGCCGATCGGCTGCGCACGGTCACCGAAGTCTGGCTCGCCGTCGTGCTGCTCTCGCGCACCGTCTCGATCATCAGCGCAGGCGAGCTGGGCGGCGCGCGCTTCTCCGTCGGCTGGTACGCCGCGCGCTTCGAGGAGCTGCTGGGGACGTTGATCGTGTTGGCGGTGTTCCTGGTGAAGCTCAACGAGCTGGTGCTGCGCTTGGCCGCGCGTGGCCGCACCACCGCCGAAGCGCTCGCCGCGGGCCAAGCGCGCTACACCTCGCTGGCCAACGTCGTCCCGCAGCTGATCTGGACCGCCAACGCGCAGGGTGAGGTCGAGTACGTCAACGACCGCTGGGTCGCGTACACGGGGCTGCCGCTCGAGAACGCGCGCGGCGGCGGTTGGCGCGCGGCGATCGATCCGCCGCAGGAGCCCGCGATTCGCGAGCAGTGGTCGCGCAGCGTGCGCAGCGGTGAACCGTTCGCCGCCGAGGTGCGGTTGCGCGAGCTGGGCGGTCGCGCGCGTTGGTTCCTCGCCAACGCGGTCCCGGTGCGCAATCCCGACGGCGCGATCGTCGCCTGGATCTGCACCTCCACCGACGTCGACGCGCAGAAGCGGCTCGAAGAGCGCGAGGCGTTCCTCTCGCGCGCCGGCGAACGGCTGGGCGCCTCGCTCGACGTGGTCGCGACCGTCGGCGCGGTCAAGACGCTGCTCGTCCCGCGATTGGCCGATCGCACCTGGGTCGCGCTGCGCAACCAGGAGGGGCGCTACGCGTTGGCGGGCCTGGGCAGCGTCGACCTCGCCGACGAGATGGGCGCGCGCCGTTGGCTGGGCACGCCGGTCCAGCCGGCGCTCGGCGCGACGCTCGAACGCATCGTCGCCGGCATCGATCCGGTCGTGCTCACGGCGCCGCGCTTCGAGGATCCGTGGCTGCATCCGACCGGCGCGAGCGCCGCGATGATCGTTCCGCTGATCGGCTCCGAAGGTCCGCTGGGCGTGCTGGCGCTGGCGCGCACCGAAGGCGGCTTCGACGCCGACGACGTCGGGGTCGTACGCGAGTTCGCGCGCCGCGCCGCGCTCTCGCTCGAGCACGCGCGCCTGTACGAACGCGAACGCACCACCGCCGACGCGCTGCAGCGCGCGATGCTGCCCGCGCAGCTGCCGATCCTGCGCGACGTGCGCTTCTCGGCGTCGTACTCGGCGGCGTCCGAGTCGCAGCGCGTCGGCGGCGACTTCTACGACGCGTTCACCATCCCCGACGGGCGCGTCGCGGTGACGATCGGCGACGTGACCGGGCACGGGCTCGAAGCCGCCGTCATCATGGGCGAGATCCGTCAAGCGCTGCGCGCCGCCGCCTTCGAGTCGGCCGAACCCGCGGCGATCCTCGACCGCGCGAGCCAGCTGCTCGTCGCCAGCGGCCGCAACGTCTTCGTCACCGCGATCTTCGGTCTGCTCGACCCGGCGACGGGCGACTTCGCGTACGCCAGCGCCGGACATCCGGCGCCGCTGCTCGTCGACGAGACCGGCGTTCGACGCCTCTCGACGGCCGGCTTGCCGCTCGGGCTGCGCGACGACGAGGGCGTCGACTTCGCGTTGCGGCTGAGCGCGCCCAGCACGCTGGTGATGTTCACCGACGGCCTGATGGAGTTCGCGCGCGACCTCGAGGAAGGCGAACGCCGCATCGAGCTGGCGATCCGCGAGCTGGTGCCCGAGAACCTCGATCACTTGGCCGGCGCGCTGATGAAAGAAGTGCTCGGCGACGACGAGCCGAGCGACGACATCGCGATCCTGACCGTGGCGCTCGACCGGCTGGCCGCACCGGTCGCCGGCGACGAACGGGCGTGGTCGTTCACCAGCGGGGACGGACGCACCGGCACGATGGTGCGCCGCGAGGTCGGCGCGCTCGTCGCGGAGTGGACCGGACGTCCGGAGACGCGCTTCTCCAGCGAGCTCGCGTTCGGAGAGCTGATCGCGAACGCCGTGCGTCACGCGCCCGGACCGGTGCGCGTGATCGTCGGGCGCGACGAGCGGCGCGTGCAGCTGACCGTCGAGGACCGCGGCACCGGCTTCGCCCCGCCGAGCGCTCCGACCGCACCGGACTCCGAGAGCGGCCGCGGCCTCGCGCTGGTGCGCGCCATTGCCGACGGGCTGGCGATCCAATCGACGCCGCTGGGCGGCACACGGGTGACGGTAACCTTCGAGGCGACAGGGTCCGGCGCGCTGCGGTCGTAG
- a CDS encoding HU family DNA-binding protein gives MERSSNAAARLWKSRIRASLRAKFAVVLRIFCRANARCGVSGRKRLSELQLSSSKREETLTKSELVRELAEEHELPRKQVGELVEALFDRITTVLKSGDKVALTPFGVFRIRDRAARIARNPQTGEPVHVPAKRVLKFTAGRELKEAVGSARGGRKAPAKKAAAKKAPAKKAAAKKAPARKAAPAKKAPARKVAAKKRGR, from the coding sequence ATGGAGAGGAGCAGCAACGCCGCCGCCAGGCTGTGGAAAAGCCGCATCCGGGCGTCGTTGCGCGCAAAATTTGCCGTTGTCCTCCGCATTTTTTGCAGGGCGAACGCCCGGTGCGGAGTATCAGGGCGCAAACGGCTCTCCGAGCTGCAACTCTCCTCATCGAAACGAGAAGAAACATTGACGAAATCCGAACTCGTGCGCGAGCTCGCCGAAGAACATGAGCTCCCGCGCAAGCAAGTCGGCGAGCTGGTCGAAGCGCTCTTCGATCGCATCACGACCGTGCTCAAATCGGGCGACAAGGTCGCGCTGACCCCGTTCGGCGTGTTCCGCATCCGCGACCGGGCCGCGCGCATCGCGCGCAACCCGCAAACGGGCGAGCCGGTGCACGTGCCCGCGAAGCGCGTGCTGAAGTTCACCGCGGGTCGCGAGCTCAAGGAAGCGGTCGGGAGCGCGCGCGGCGGTCGCAAGGCTCCGGCGAAGAAGGCGGCCGCGAAGAAGGCTCCCGCCAAGAAGGCCGCGGCGAAGAAGGCGCCGGCGCGCAAGGCCGCCCCCGCCAAGAAGGCGCCGGCGCGCAAGGTCGCCGCGAAGAAGCGCGGCCGCTGA
- a CDS encoding alpha/beta hydrolase-fold protein: MRLFHSLAAALLLLSMGPPPAALGATGGAEPAGPRVVVTLPAGARGPLTGRVYVAFSRTASPEPRTVAGDLADSVPFFARDVGAWRAGQRVAIGADTAGYPVPALRDMPPGTYYAQAIFSVYTRYPRADGHVIWAHQDHWEGQEFGLSPGNLVSAVTRVRIGPGAPPIVLALTRVLPPVRVPADTPWVVHVRIRSALLSHFWGVPQYLGATVLLPKGYALHPQRRYPAVYQQTHFTLRAPFGFDPSAKPPTAAEQNRLARFGGRASRYAFTRAWMRGDAPPMVAVTFLHPTPYYDDSYAVDSVNDGPYGTAIMTELIPYLEKRFHLIAAGDARFLIGGSTGGWEALALQIYHPNDFNGAWGLYPDPVDFHRFQLGDLYTDANAFYEPYAAWNLAEIGAQRRADGLQVETMRGESRLEYVRGSHGRSTEQFNAWDAAWGPIGADGYPRELWDKHTGRIDRGAVLWSRAHGYDLTDYLVRNWARIGRSLVGKLHVDVGDADDYYLNLACYRMQHALAHLTPGPQAEFRYGRPLAPHGWQSTSDLGFLRAMWARVPSALRP; the protein is encoded by the coding sequence ATGCGGCTTTTCCACAGCCTGGCGGCGGCGTTGCTGCTCCTCTCCATGGGGCCGCCGCCGGCGGCGCTCGGCGCGACCGGCGGTGCGGAGCCGGCCGGACCGCGTGTCGTGGTGACGTTGCCGGCCGGCGCGCGCGGACCGCTGACCGGGCGCGTCTACGTCGCGTTCTCCCGTACCGCGTCGCCGGAACCGCGCACGGTGGCCGGCGATCTCGCCGACAGCGTCCCGTTCTTCGCCCGGGACGTGGGCGCGTGGCGAGCGGGCCAGCGCGTCGCGATCGGTGCGGACACGGCCGGCTACCCGGTCCCGGCGCTGCGCGACATGCCGCCGGGCACCTATTACGCGCAAGCGATTTTCAGCGTCTATACGCGCTATCCGCGTGCCGACGGCCACGTGATCTGGGCCCATCAGGATCACTGGGAAGGCCAAGAATTCGGCCTGAGCCCGGGCAATCTCGTCAGCGCGGTGACGCGCGTGCGGATCGGGCCCGGCGCGCCGCCGATCGTGCTGGCGCTGACCCGCGTGCTGCCGCCGGTGCGCGTTCCGGCCGACACGCCGTGGGTCGTCCACGTGCGCATCCGCAGCGCGCTGCTCTCGCACTTCTGGGGCGTACCGCAGTATCTGGGCGCGACGGTGCTGTTGCCGAAAGGCTACGCGCTGCACCCGCAGCGCCGCTATCCGGCCGTCTACCAGCAGACGCACTTCACGCTGCGCGCGCCGTTCGGCTTCGATCCGAGCGCCAAACCGCCGACCGCCGCGGAGCAAAACCGGCTGGCGCGCTTCGGCGGGCGCGCCAGCCGCTACGCGTTCACGCGGGCCTGGATGCGCGGTGACGCGCCTCCGATGGTCGCGGTGACGTTCCTGCACCCGACGCCGTATTACGACGACTCCTACGCCGTCGACTCGGTCAACGACGGACCGTACGGCACCGCGATCATGACCGAGCTGATCCCGTATCTGGAAAAGCGCTTCCATTTGATCGCCGCCGGCGACGCGCGTTTCCTGATCGGCGGTTCGACGGGCGGCTGGGAAGCGCTGGCGCTGCAGATCTACCACCCGAACGACTTCAACGGCGCGTGGGGGCTGTATCCCGATCCGGTCGATTTTCACCGCTTCCAGCTCGGCGATCTCTACACGGACGCCAACGCGTTCTACGAGCCGTATGCCGCGTGGAATCTCGCCGAGATCGGCGCGCAGCGGCGCGCCGACGGCCTCCAGGTCGAGACGATGCGTGGTGAGAGCCGGCTCGAGTACGTGCGCGGCTCACACGGGCGCTCGACGGAGCAGTTCAACGCCTGGGACGCCGCGTGGGGACCGATCGGTGCCGACGGGTATCCGCGCGAGCTGTGGGACAAGCACACCGGCCGTATCGATCGCGGCGCCGTGCTGTGGTCGCGCGCGCACGGTTACGACTTGACCGACTACCTCGTGCGCAATTGGGCGCGCATCGGCCGATCGCTGGTCGGCAAACTGCACGTGGACGTCGGCGACGCCGACGACTACTACCTGAACCTCGCTTGCTACCGCATGCAGCACGCGTTAGCCCACCTGACCCCCGGTCCGCAGGCGGAGTTTCGTTATGGCCGGCCGCTCGCGCCGCACGGATGGCAGAGCACCTCGGATCTGGGATTCTTGCGCGCCATGTGGGCACGCGTGCCGAGCGCGCTGCGCCCTTGA